From one Trifolium pratense cultivar HEN17-A07 linkage group LG1, ARS_RC_1.1, whole genome shotgun sequence genomic stretch:
- the LOC123907036 gene encoding R3H domain-containing protein 1-like isoform X5, with protein sequence MEERLVNYLQAEDTRFAHESAGQGEYRHLILERCPDTSIPPILVSDILGMYDEPQSLSASHQILRRKEASPVSQTNTASIQQTQEERKAAYLLARERIFPMNLEEAKEPDQQKPRSVPVVTRQLIVHALGQRINTKNPNELVEELAFLVKDNLPCKHLVLTMEDFLVNYLQTEEDTSSDGILELEPMNSYNRLLLHRLAEIFGFAHESAGEGEDRHLILERCPDTSIPPILVSDILGTYDEPQSLIASHQILRRKEASPVSQTNTASIQQTLEERKTAYLLARERIFSMNLAEAKEPEEQKPRSVPVVARRMIAHALGQRINTKNPNELVSDSTKDRVLTDELNPQDNNSEKSYPTKDYEESSPLRRHSRTRNTGSSTSNAASLNKRNDQTPVNKDSPPLSRDGKQGETVSKEYMKKEHLGAAKRMFAHALGVHSGKDSSVPRSRNGENNKN encoded by the exons GTTTGCACATGAATCTGCTGGTCAAGGAGAATATCGTCATTTGATTCTGGAGAGATGTCCAGATACATCTAT ACCTCCTATCCTTGTTAGCGATATCCTAGGGATGTATGATGAACCTCAATCTTTGAGTGCATCACACCAAATATTACGGAGAAAAGAAGCCTCTCCTG TCTCACAGACAAATACAGCATCCATTCAGCAGACACAGGAGGAAAGAAAAGCGGCTTATTTACTAGCTCGTGAGCGGATTTTTCCTATGAATTTGGAAGAGGCAAAAGAACCTGATCAACAAAAGCCACGGAGCGTGCCTGTGGTAACCCGCCAATTGATTGTGCATGCCCTAGGTCAAAGAATCAACACAAAGAATCCGAATGAGTTG GTTGAAGAGTTAGCTTTTCTCGTGAAGGACAATCTTCCTTGTAAGCATCTAGTTCTTACAATGGAAGATTTTTTAGTTAACTATCTTCAGACTGAGGAGGACACAAG tTCAGATGGGATCTTGGAGTTGGAGCCAATGAACTCTTACAACCGTCTTCTCTTACATCGCCTTGCTGAGATATTTGG GTTTGCACATGAATCTGCTGGTGAAGGAGAAGATCGTCATTTGATTCTGGAGAGATGTCCAGATACATCTAT ACCTCCTATCCTTGTTAGCGATATCCTAGGGACATATGATGAACCTCAATCTTTGATTGCATCACACCAAATATTACGGAGAAAAGAAGCCTCTCCTG TCTCACAGACAAATACAGCATCCATTCAGCAGACACTGGAGGAAAGAAAAACGGCTTATTTACTTGCTCGTGAGCGGATTTTTTCTATGAATTTGGCAGAGGCAAAAGAACCTGAAGAACAAAAGCCACGAAGCGTGCCTGTGGTAGCCCGCCGAATGATTGCGCATGCACTAGGTCAAAGAATCAACACAAAGAATCCAAATGAGTTGGTTAGTGATAGTACGAAGGATAGAGTGCTCACAGATGAATTAAATCCTCAAGATAACAATAGTGAAAAGTCGTATCCAACCAAAGATTATGAAGAGTCGTCACCACTGAGAAGACACAGCAGAACAAGAAACACCGGCAGTTCTACTTCTAATGCAGCCTCACTCAATAAAAGGAATGATCAAACACCAGTTAACAAAGATTCACCACCATTGTCTCGAGATGGAAAACAAGGGGAAACTGTGAGCAAAGAGTACATGAAAAAGGAGCACCTAGGAGCTGCAAAGAGAATGTTTGCTCATGCTTTGGGAGTACACTCTGGTAAGGATAGTTCTGTTCCTAGAAGTAGAAATGGAGAAAACAACAAGAATTAG
- the LOC123907054 gene encoding uncharacterized protein LOC123907054, producing the protein MNSYNRLLLHRLAEIFGFAHESAGGGEYRHLILERRPDTSIPPILVSDILGTYDEPQSLVTSHQILRRKEASPVSQTNTASIQQTLEERKAAYLLARERVVSMNLEEAKEPCEQKPRTVSVVARRMITHALGQRINTKNPNELVSDSMKDRMLTNELNAQDNNSEKSYPTEDYEESSQTSRTRNTGSSTSIAASPKKCEQSGSDQKPVNKDSPPLSRDGKQGESVSKEYMKREHLGAAKRMFAHALGVHSGKDSSVPRSRKIQKMEDREYL; encoded by the exons ATGAACTCTTACAATCGTCTTCTCTTACATCGCCTTGCTGAGATATTTGG GTTTGCACATGAATCTGCTGGTGGAGGAGAATATCGTCATTTGATTCTGGAGAGACGTCCAGATACATCTAT ACCTCCTATCCTTGTTAGCGATATCCTAGGGACGTACGATGAACCTCAATCTTTGGTTACATCACACCAAATATTACGGAGAAAAGAAGCCTCTCCTG TTTCACAGACAAATACAGCATCCATTCAGCAGACACTGGAGGAACGAAAAGCGGCTTATTTACTTGCTCGTGAGCGGGTTGTTTCTATGAATTTGGAAGAGGCAAAAGAACCTTGTGAACAAAAGCCACGAACCGTGTCTGTGGTAGCCCGCCGAATGATTACGCATGCACTAGGTCAAAGAATCAACACAAAGAATCCGAATGAGTTGGTTAGTGATAGTATGAAGGATAGAATGCTCACGAATGAATTAAATGCTCAAGATAACAATAGTGAAAAGTCATATCCAACCGAAGATTATGAAGAGTCTTCACAAACAAGCAGAACAAGAAACACTGGCAGTTCTACTTCTATTGCAGCCTCACCGAAAAAGTGTGAGCAAAGTGGAAGTGATCAAAAACCAGTTAACAAAGATTCGCCACCATTGTCTCGAGATGGGAAACAAGGGGAAAGTGTGAGTAAGGAATACATGAAAAGGGAGCACTTGGGAGCTGCAAAGAGAATGTTTGCTCATGCTTTGGGAGTACACTCTGGGAAGGATAGTTCTGTTCCTAGAAgtagaaaaattcaaaaaatggaAGACAGAGAATATTTGTAG
- the LOC123907036 gene encoding R3H domain-containing protein 1-like isoform X2, giving the protein MEERLVNYLQAEDTSSDGILELEPMNSYNRHLLHRLAEIFGFAHESAGQGEYRHLILERCPDTSIPPILVSDILGMYDEPQSLSASHQILRRKEASPVSQTNTASIQQTQEERKAAYLLARERIFPMNLEEAKEPDQQKPRSVPVVTRQLIVHALGQRINTKNPNELVEELAFLVKDNLPCKHLVLTMEDFLVNYLQTEEDTSSDGILELEPMNSYNRLLLHRLAEIFGFAHESAGEGEDRHLILERCPDTSIPPILVSDILGTYDEPQSLIASHQILRRKEASPVSQTNTASIQQTLEERKTAYLLARERIFSMNLAEAKEPEEQKPRSVPVVARRMIAHALGQRINTKNPNELVSDSTKDRVLTDELNPQDNNSEKSYPTKDYEESSPLRRHSRTRNTGSSTSNAASLNKRNDQTPVNKDSPPLSRDGKQGETVSKEYMKKEHLGAAKRMFAHALGVHSGKDSSVPRSRNGENNKN; this is encoded by the exons GTTTGCACATGAATCTGCTGGTCAAGGAGAATATCGTCATTTGATTCTGGAGAGATGTCCAGATACATCTAT ACCTCCTATCCTTGTTAGCGATATCCTAGGGATGTATGATGAACCTCAATCTTTGAGTGCATCACACCAAATATTACGGAGAAAAGAAGCCTCTCCTG TCTCACAGACAAATACAGCATCCATTCAGCAGACACAGGAGGAAAGAAAAGCGGCTTATTTACTAGCTCGTGAGCGGATTTTTCCTATGAATTTGGAAGAGGCAAAAGAACCTGATCAACAAAAGCCACGGAGCGTGCCTGTGGTAACCCGCCAATTGATTGTGCATGCCCTAGGTCAAAGAATCAACACAAAGAATCCGAATGAGTTG GTTGAAGAGTTAGCTTTTCTCGTGAAGGACAATCTTCCTTGTAAGCATCTAGTTCTTACAATGGAAGATTTTTTAGTTAACTATCTTCAGACTGAGGAGGACACAAG tTCAGATGGGATCTTGGAGTTGGAGCCAATGAACTCTTACAACCGTCTTCTCTTACATCGCCTTGCTGAGATATTTGG GTTTGCACATGAATCTGCTGGTGAAGGAGAAGATCGTCATTTGATTCTGGAGAGATGTCCAGATACATCTAT ACCTCCTATCCTTGTTAGCGATATCCTAGGGACATATGATGAACCTCAATCTTTGATTGCATCACACCAAATATTACGGAGAAAAGAAGCCTCTCCTG TCTCACAGACAAATACAGCATCCATTCAGCAGACACTGGAGGAAAGAAAAACGGCTTATTTACTTGCTCGTGAGCGGATTTTTTCTATGAATTTGGCAGAGGCAAAAGAACCTGAAGAACAAAAGCCACGAAGCGTGCCTGTGGTAGCCCGCCGAATGATTGCGCATGCACTAGGTCAAAGAATCAACACAAAGAATCCAAATGAGTTGGTTAGTGATAGTACGAAGGATAGAGTGCTCACAGATGAATTAAATCCTCAAGATAACAATAGTGAAAAGTCGTATCCAACCAAAGATTATGAAGAGTCGTCACCACTGAGAAGACACAGCAGAACAAGAAACACCGGCAGTTCTACTTCTAATGCAGCCTCACTCAATAAAAGGAATGATCAAACACCAGTTAACAAAGATTCACCACCATTGTCTCGAGATGGAAAACAAGGGGAAACTGTGAGCAAAGAGTACATGAAAAAGGAGCACCTAGGAGCTGCAAAGAGAATGTTTGCTCATGCTTTGGGAGTACACTCTGGTAAGGATAGTTCTGTTCCTAGAAGTAGAAATGGAGAAAACAACAAGAATTAG
- the LOC123907036 gene encoding R3H domain-containing protein 1-like isoform X4 yields MNSYNRHLLHRLAEIFGFAHESAGQGEYRHLILERCPDTSIPPILVSDILGMYDEPQSLSASHQILRRKEASPVSQTNTASIQQTQEERKAAYLLARERIFPMNLEEAKEPDQQKPRSVPVVTRQLIVHALGQRINTKNPNELVEELAFLVKDNLPCKHLVLTMEDFLVNYLQTEEDTSSDGILELEPMNSYNRLLLHRLAEIFGFAHESAGEGEDRHLILERCPDTSIPPILVSDILGTYDEPQSLIASHQILRRKEASPVSQTNTASIQQTLEERKTAYLLARERIFSMNLAEAKEPEEQKPRSVPVVARRMIAHALGQRINTKNPNELVSDSTKDRVLTDELNPQDNNSEKSYPTKDYEESSPLRRHSRTRNTGSSTSNAASLNKRNDQTPVNKDSPPLSRDGKQGETVSKEYMKKEHLGAAKRMFAHALGVHSGKDSSVPRSRNGENNKN; encoded by the exons GTTTGCACATGAATCTGCTGGTCAAGGAGAATATCGTCATTTGATTCTGGAGAGATGTCCAGATACATCTAT ACCTCCTATCCTTGTTAGCGATATCCTAGGGATGTATGATGAACCTCAATCTTTGAGTGCATCACACCAAATATTACGGAGAAAAGAAGCCTCTCCTG TCTCACAGACAAATACAGCATCCATTCAGCAGACACAGGAGGAAAGAAAAGCGGCTTATTTACTAGCTCGTGAGCGGATTTTTCCTATGAATTTGGAAGAGGCAAAAGAACCTGATCAACAAAAGCCACGGAGCGTGCCTGTGGTAACCCGCCAATTGATTGTGCATGCCCTAGGTCAAAGAATCAACACAAAGAATCCGAATGAGTTG GTTGAAGAGTTAGCTTTTCTCGTGAAGGACAATCTTCCTTGTAAGCATCTAGTTCTTACAATGGAAGATTTTTTAGTTAACTATCTTCAGACTGAGGAGGACACAAG tTCAGATGGGATCTTGGAGTTGGAGCCAATGAACTCTTACAACCGTCTTCTCTTACATCGCCTTGCTGAGATATTTGG GTTTGCACATGAATCTGCTGGTGAAGGAGAAGATCGTCATTTGATTCTGGAGAGATGTCCAGATACATCTAT ACCTCCTATCCTTGTTAGCGATATCCTAGGGACATATGATGAACCTCAATCTTTGATTGCATCACACCAAATATTACGGAGAAAAGAAGCCTCTCCTG TCTCACAGACAAATACAGCATCCATTCAGCAGACACTGGAGGAAAGAAAAACGGCTTATTTACTTGCTCGTGAGCGGATTTTTTCTATGAATTTGGCAGAGGCAAAAGAACCTGAAGAACAAAAGCCACGAAGCGTGCCTGTGGTAGCCCGCCGAATGATTGCGCATGCACTAGGTCAAAGAATCAACACAAAGAATCCAAATGAGTTGGTTAGTGATAGTACGAAGGATAGAGTGCTCACAGATGAATTAAATCCTCAAGATAACAATAGTGAAAAGTCGTATCCAACCAAAGATTATGAAGAGTCGTCACCACTGAGAAGACACAGCAGAACAAGAAACACCGGCAGTTCTACTTCTAATGCAGCCTCACTCAATAAAAGGAATGATCAAACACCAGTTAACAAAGATTCACCACCATTGTCTCGAGATGGAAAACAAGGGGAAACTGTGAGCAAAGAGTACATGAAAAAGGAGCACCTAGGAGCTGCAAAGAGAATGTTTGCTCATGCTTTGGGAGTACACTCTGGTAAGGATAGTTCTGTTCCTAGAAGTAGAAATGGAGAAAACAACAAGAATTAG